One genomic segment of Actinoplanes ianthinogenes includes these proteins:
- a CDS encoding ABC transporter substrate-binding protein produces MTALTLAACSSSSDGDSDAGTPSGPVTVKVWAWYPSFQKVVDLYNSTHTDIKIEWTNAGAGQDEYTKLQTALKAGKGAPDVVMLEFQELPTYQLTKHLVDMGKYGANDLKSQYVDWAWKQVSQGDKVYAIPVDAGPMAMLYREDLFKQYGLSIPKTWDEYKQQAEKLKTASAGKAFMTDFGGNDGGFMTGLTWQAGSKPYTYDTSNPSTIGIAVNDEPAKKVMTYWEGMVAGGLADTKAYGTTDFYNGLGSGKYVTYLAAGWGPGYLASVAKTTAGKWRAAPLPQWTAGANDQGDWGGSSFAVTDQAKNPEAATKVAMEIYGATNTAAWKIGIDEAYLFPTATPVLESDAFLKKKYDFFGGQTVNDVFVPAYKAIAPFSWSPFNSYNFNQLTTGINGAIEKKTSWTAALDTAQANVTQYATQQGFKVQ; encoded by the coding sequence GTGACCGCCCTGACTCTTGCCGCGTGCAGCAGCAGCAGCGACGGCGACTCCGACGCCGGCACCCCGAGCGGCCCGGTGACCGTGAAGGTCTGGGCGTGGTACCCGTCCTTCCAGAAGGTCGTCGACCTCTACAACTCCACGCACACCGACATCAAGATCGAGTGGACCAACGCCGGCGCCGGCCAGGACGAGTACACCAAGCTCCAGACCGCGCTCAAGGCCGGCAAGGGCGCGCCCGACGTGGTCATGCTCGAGTTCCAGGAGCTGCCCACGTACCAGCTCACCAAGCACCTGGTCGACATGGGCAAGTACGGCGCCAACGACCTCAAGTCGCAGTACGTCGACTGGGCCTGGAAGCAGGTCAGCCAGGGCGACAAGGTCTACGCGATCCCGGTCGACGCCGGCCCGATGGCCATGCTGTACCGCGAGGACCTGTTCAAGCAGTACGGCCTGAGCATCCCGAAGACCTGGGACGAGTACAAGCAGCAGGCCGAGAAGCTGAAGACCGCGTCCGCCGGCAAGGCCTTCATGACCGACTTCGGCGGCAACGACGGCGGGTTCATGACCGGCCTGACCTGGCAGGCGGGCAGCAAGCCGTACACGTACGACACGTCGAACCCGTCGACCATCGGCATCGCGGTGAACGACGAGCCGGCCAAGAAGGTCATGACGTACTGGGAGGGCATGGTCGCCGGCGGCCTGGCCGACACCAAGGCGTACGGCACCACCGATTTCTACAACGGTCTCGGCTCCGGCAAGTACGTCACCTACCTGGCCGCCGGCTGGGGCCCGGGCTACCTGGCCAGCGTGGCCAAGACGACCGCCGGCAAGTGGCGCGCGGCGCCGCTGCCGCAGTGGACCGCCGGCGCCAACGACCAGGGCGACTGGGGCGGCTCGTCGTTCGCGGTGACCGACCAGGCGAAGAACCCGGAGGCGGCCACCAAGGTCGCGATGGAGATCTACGGCGCGACGAACACCGCCGCCTGGAAGATCGGCATCGACGAGGCGTACCTGTTCCCGACCGCCACCCCGGTGCTGGAGTCCGACGCGTTCCTGAAGAAGAAGTACGACTTCTTCGGCGGCCAGACCGTCAACGACGTCTTCGTCCCGGCCTACAAGGCGATCGCCCCGTTCAGCTGGAGCCCGTTCAACAGCTACAACTTCAACCAGCTGACCACCGGGATCAACGGCGCCATCGAGAAGAAGACCTCGTGGACCGCGGCGCTGGACACGGCGCAGGCCAACGTCACCCAGTACGCCACTCAGCAGGGCTTCAAGGTTCAGTAA
- a CDS encoding LacI family DNA-binding transcriptional regulator, producing MRREVTLRDVAELAGVSSRTVSNVVNGYANVTERTKARVQRAVDELGYRPNVLARNLAQGRSGQIALVVPYLDTPYFSELLQSVIRAARARGYNVLIDQTDGDPEHERAFIAHGSRRLLFDGVIFSPLGLDQQALADHDPNLPLVILGERSSDGTFDHVGIDDVAASRQATEHLLDLGRRRLAAIGDQPYATGEAAQLRTRGFREAHQARGLTAREDLIISTPRFNRKDGAQAMAALLDLPEPPDAVFCYSDLVALGAIHTLISRGLRVPEDVAVIGYDDIEDGAYSNPTVTTISPDKEMIATTAVERLLLRISSPTPPPAVELRAPHKLIIRESTAGRPA from the coding sequence TTGCGTCGAGAAGTCACGCTACGTGACGTGGCGGAATTGGCCGGGGTTTCCAGCCGAACCGTCTCCAACGTGGTCAACGGGTATGCGAACGTGACCGAGCGGACCAAGGCCCGCGTGCAGCGTGCGGTGGATGAGCTCGGTTACCGGCCGAACGTGCTGGCCCGTAACCTGGCGCAGGGCCGGTCCGGGCAGATCGCGCTGGTGGTGCCGTACCTGGACACGCCCTACTTCTCGGAACTCTTGCAGAGCGTGATCCGGGCGGCCCGGGCCCGCGGCTATAACGTTTTGATCGACCAGACCGACGGCGACCCCGAGCACGAGCGCGCGTTCATCGCGCACGGCTCCCGGCGGCTGCTGTTCGACGGGGTCATCTTCAGTCCGCTCGGCCTCGACCAGCAGGCGCTCGCCGACCACGACCCGAACCTGCCGCTGGTCATCCTCGGCGAGCGGTCCAGCGACGGCACCTTCGACCACGTCGGCATCGACGACGTGGCCGCCTCCCGCCAGGCCACCGAGCACCTGCTCGACCTCGGCCGGCGCCGGCTCGCCGCGATCGGCGACCAGCCCTACGCCACCGGTGAGGCCGCCCAGCTGCGCACCCGCGGCTTCCGCGAGGCGCACCAGGCCCGCGGCCTGACCGCGCGCGAAGACCTGATCATCAGCACGCCCCGGTTCAACCGGAAGGACGGCGCCCAGGCGATGGCGGCCCTGCTGGACCTGCCGGAGCCGCCGGACGCCGTCTTCTGCTACTCCGACCTGGTCGCGCTCGGCGCCATCCACACCCTGATCAGTCGCGGTCTGCGGGTCCCCGAGGACGTCGCGGTGATCGGTTACGACGACATCGAGGACGGTGCGTACTCGAATCCGACGGTCACCACGATCTCCCCGGACAAGGAGATGATCGCGACGACGGCCGTCGAGCGCCTCCTGCTGCGGATCAGCAGCCCGACCCCGCCGCCGGCCGTCGAACTGCGAGCCCCGCACAAGCTGATCATCCGAGAGAGCACGGCCGGCAGGCCCGCCTGA
- the ligD gene encoding non-homologous end-joining DNA ligase, producing MAGKATVIEVGDHDVRVSNPDRIYFPELGATKLDLVEYYLAVSDGIVRALRERPCMLHRFPDGLSGEKVHQKRVPNGAPPWLETVRVQFPRYHRHADELCVTKPADVIWAVQMSTVEFHPWNSRRADTEKPDEWRIDLDPMPDCPFGTVQRIAPVVREVLDELGMVGFPKTSGGRGLHVYVRIEPRWGFTDVRRAALAFAREVERRAPQDVTTTWWRKDRDPKALFIDYNQNARDHTIASAYSVRGVPQATVSTPITWDEVPDVDPQAFTIRTVPARFAELGDLHATIDDVHHSLDTLLEWADRDEKAGLETPKEP from the coding sequence ATGGCCGGTAAAGCCACCGTCATCGAAGTCGGCGACCACGACGTCCGCGTCTCCAACCCGGACCGGATCTACTTCCCGGAGCTCGGCGCCACGAAGCTCGACCTGGTCGAGTACTACCTGGCGGTCAGCGACGGGATCGTCCGCGCGCTGCGCGAGCGCCCGTGCATGCTGCACCGCTTCCCGGACGGCCTGTCCGGGGAGAAGGTGCACCAGAAACGGGTGCCGAACGGCGCGCCACCCTGGCTGGAGACGGTCCGGGTCCAGTTCCCGCGATACCACCGGCACGCCGACGAGCTCTGCGTGACCAAGCCGGCCGACGTGATCTGGGCGGTCCAGATGTCCACCGTGGAGTTCCACCCGTGGAACTCCCGGCGGGCGGACACCGAGAAGCCCGACGAGTGGCGGATCGACCTGGACCCGATGCCGGACTGCCCGTTCGGCACCGTGCAGCGGATCGCCCCGGTGGTCCGGGAGGTGCTCGACGAGCTGGGCATGGTGGGTTTCCCGAAGACGTCCGGTGGCCGGGGCCTGCACGTCTACGTGCGGATCGAGCCGCGCTGGGGCTTCACCGACGTGCGCCGGGCGGCGCTCGCCTTCGCCCGCGAGGTCGAGCGCCGCGCCCCGCAGGACGTCACCACCACCTGGTGGCGCAAGGACCGCGACCCGAAAGCCCTGTTCATCGACTACAACCAGAACGCCCGAGACCACACCATCGCCAGCGCGTACTCGGTCCGCGGCGTCCCGCAGGCCACCGTCTCGACCCCGATCACCTGGGACGAGGTCCCGGACGTCGACCCGCAGGCCTTCACGATCCGCACCGTCCCGGCCCGCTTCGCCGAGCTGGGCGACCTGCACGCCACCATCGACGACGTGCACCACTCGCTGGACACGCTGCTGGAGTGGGCCGACCGCGACGAGAAGGCCGGTCTGGAGACCCCCAAGGAGCCGTGA
- a CDS encoding acyl-CoA dehydrogenase, with product MNSKVLSRRDLDFLLYEWLDVESLTTRERFADHSRETFDAFLDVSQQIAERDFAPHNRKNDLFEPTFDGERVTIIPEVAKALRVFAESGLLAATLDAERGGSQLPVVVGRACFLWFQAANTATSAYAMLTSGNAHLLLAHGTEEQIQTYVLPMIEGRYTGTMCLSEPQAGSSLSDVTTKAVRDEETGRYRLTGGKMWISGGDHELSENIIHLVLARVAGAPAGVKGLSLFIVPKLIDGRRNGVTLAGLNHKMGYRGTTNTVLAFDDAEGELVGEEGRGLQYMFHMMNEARIGVGSGAVALGYTGYLHALEYARVRQQGRPAGDKDPAAPPVPIVQHPDVRRMLLASKSYVEGGLALVLYAAKLLDEPSPENDLLLDTLTPIVKAWPSQWCRLADDHAIQIHGGYGYTREYPVEQFYRDNRLNSIHEGTDGIQALDLLGRKVTQRGGAGLALLLDRIRATALKSELGEPVVKACDRLAATTAKLWADPATALVNATAYLDAAGHLVIAWMWLSQLAAAEGKIGDFYEGKRLAARYFITHELPRIGPMLDLLDSGDTLLLDLEDAWLG from the coding sequence ATGAACTCCAAGGTGCTGTCGCGGCGCGATCTCGACTTCCTCCTCTACGAATGGCTCGACGTCGAGTCGCTGACCACCCGGGAGCGGTTCGCCGACCACTCCCGGGAGACGTTCGACGCGTTCCTGGACGTGTCGCAGCAGATCGCCGAGCGGGACTTCGCGCCGCACAACCGCAAGAACGACCTGTTCGAGCCGACCTTCGACGGCGAGCGGGTGACGATCATCCCGGAGGTCGCGAAGGCGCTGCGGGTCTTCGCCGAATCCGGGTTGCTCGCCGCGACCCTGGACGCCGAGCGCGGCGGGTCGCAGCTGCCGGTGGTCGTGGGCCGGGCCTGCTTCCTCTGGTTCCAGGCGGCCAACACGGCCACCTCCGCCTACGCGATGCTCACCTCGGGAAACGCGCACCTGCTGCTGGCGCACGGCACCGAGGAGCAGATCCAGACCTACGTGCTGCCGATGATCGAGGGCCGGTACACCGGCACCATGTGCCTGTCCGAGCCGCAGGCCGGCTCGTCGCTGAGCGATGTGACGACCAAGGCCGTTCGCGACGAGGAGACCGGCAGATATCGCCTCACCGGCGGGAAGATGTGGATCTCGGGCGGCGATCATGAGCTGAGCGAGAACATCATCCACCTGGTCCTGGCCCGGGTCGCCGGCGCGCCGGCCGGCGTCAAGGGCCTGTCGCTGTTCATCGTGCCCAAGCTGATCGACGGGAGGCGCAACGGCGTCACCCTCGCCGGGCTCAACCACAAGATGGGCTATCGCGGCACCACCAACACCGTGCTCGCCTTCGACGACGCCGAGGGCGAACTCGTCGGCGAGGAGGGGCGCGGCCTCCAGTACATGTTCCACATGATGAACGAGGCCCGGATCGGGGTCGGCTCCGGCGCGGTCGCGCTCGGTTACACGGGGTACCTGCACGCGCTCGAATACGCCCGGGTACGCCAGCAGGGCCGCCCGGCCGGTGACAAGGACCCCGCCGCCCCGCCGGTCCCGATCGTCCAGCACCCCGACGTACGGCGGATGCTGCTCGCCTCCAAGTCGTACGTCGAAGGGGGTCTCGCTCTCGTCCTCTACGCGGCGAAACTGCTCGACGAGCCGTCACCCGAGAACGACCTGCTCCTCGACACGCTCACCCCGATCGTGAAGGCCTGGCCGTCGCAGTGGTGCCGGCTCGCCGACGACCACGCCATCCAGATCCACGGCGGATACGGCTACACCCGGGAGTACCCGGTCGAGCAGTTCTACCGGGACAACCGGCTGAACTCGATCCACGAGGGGACCGACGGCATCCAGGCCCTCGACCTGCTCGGCCGCAAGGTCACCCAGCGGGGTGGCGCGGGCCTGGCCCTGCTCCTGGACCGGATCCGGGCGACCGCGCTCAAGAGCGAGCTGGGCGAGCCGGTGGTGAAGGCCTGCGACCGGCTGGCCGCGACCACCGCCAAGCTGTGGGCCGACCCGGCGACCGCGCTGGTCAACGCCACCGCCTACCTGGACGCCGCCGGCCACCTGGTGATCGCCTGGATGTGGCTCTCGCAACTCGCGGCGGCCGAGGGCAAGATCGGCGACTTCTACGAGGGCAAGCGGCTCGCCGCGAGGTACTTCATCACTCACGAATTGCCCCGGATCGGCCCGATGCTGGACCTGCTCGACTCGGGTGACACGCTGCTTCTCGACCTTGAGGACGCCTGGTTGGGTTAG
- a CDS encoding sensor domain-containing diguanylate cyclase: MRVRNWIAVVVSVLLLAAAGGIAIAVNRRALSAADAVHRADTTELGTNNATLTGQLQLLSAQELAQVLAEHALSLVKGDATDHAVLVNAAAKSSTFQYGMMLTALDGSVLNASRSAGLPAAGDAGWAPMRKQFAGGAHVGFSSVMTVEHIPIAAVAVPIVVHGSPAAFLIGFNQVAITSLQKYTQQLQSDNHRTDVVDSSGTVAASSTPDMVGGRIDAAIIGRLGRTGTSFVEYRSGSTDMIAIVVGGLPSGYTYVRSQTKSDFDGAVHRRSQTVNITLVAMLLIGVVGISVLGYRTQIQRRRADERFQALFQHAPDIVTVIDREGTMIFTSPSSAAILGFEHGLLTGQSVFALVHPDDQPAMRERLEVLLGDPAGVLRLQCRVRASSGHYRWFDFTASNQMANPALTGVVINARDISENRAFQERLAHEAQHDPLTGLPNRRRMQDALSSSLRRDPVAVLFVDLDGFKPVNDVHGHEAGDELLRQVAERLSGCIRAGDVLARVGGDEFVVLMPGVLSQDDVAATANRVRTVVEMPFRIAGQQIGIGASVGVHMAGPAEDPDSALRAADHAMYQIKRSGGSRGLRTVLESIGRHRAAD, encoded by the coding sequence ATGCGGGTACGCAACTGGATCGCGGTCGTGGTCAGCGTGCTCCTGCTGGCGGCGGCCGGCGGGATCGCCATTGCCGTGAACCGCCGTGCGCTGAGCGCGGCCGATGCGGTGCACCGTGCCGACACCACTGAACTCGGCACGAACAACGCCACCCTGACCGGGCAGTTGCAGCTGCTCTCCGCGCAGGAGCTGGCGCAGGTCCTGGCCGAGCACGCGCTGAGTCTGGTCAAGGGCGACGCCACCGACCACGCCGTGCTGGTCAACGCGGCGGCCAAGAGCTCGACGTTCCAGTACGGCATGATGCTGACCGCGCTGGACGGCTCGGTGCTGAACGCCAGCCGGTCGGCCGGCCTGCCCGCCGCCGGTGACGCCGGCTGGGCGCCGATGCGCAAGCAGTTCGCCGGCGGCGCCCACGTCGGCTTCTCCTCGGTGATGACGGTGGAGCACATCCCGATCGCCGCGGTGGCCGTCCCGATCGTGGTCCACGGCTCGCCGGCCGCCTTCCTGATCGGCTTCAACCAGGTGGCCATCACCTCGTTGCAGAAGTACACCCAGCAGTTGCAGAGCGACAACCACCGCACCGACGTGGTGGACAGCTCCGGCACGGTCGCCGCGAGCAGCACGCCGGACATGGTCGGCGGCCGGATCGACGCGGCGATCATCGGGAGGCTGGGCCGGACGGGCACCTCCTTCGTGGAGTACCGGTCGGGCAGCACCGACATGATCGCGATCGTGGTCGGCGGCCTGCCGAGCGGCTACACCTACGTGCGCTCGCAGACCAAGTCGGACTTCGACGGCGCGGTGCACCGGCGCAGCCAGACGGTGAACATCACGCTGGTCGCCATGCTGCTGATCGGCGTGGTCGGCATCTCGGTGCTCGGGTACCGCACCCAGATCCAGCGGCGCCGTGCCGACGAGCGGTTCCAGGCGCTGTTCCAGCACGCCCCGGACATCGTCACGGTGATCGACCGGGAGGGCACGATGATCTTCACGAGCCCGAGCTCGGCGGCGATCCTCGGGTTCGAGCACGGCCTGCTGACCGGGCAGAGCGTCTTCGCGCTGGTCCACCCGGACGACCAGCCGGCCATGCGGGAACGGCTGGAGGTGCTGCTCGGCGACCCGGCCGGGGTGCTCCGCCTGCAGTGCCGGGTGCGCGCGTCCAGCGGGCACTACCGCTGGTTCGACTTCACCGCCTCCAACCAGATGGCCAACCCGGCGCTGACCGGTGTGGTGATCAACGCCCGGGACATCTCGGAGAACCGGGCGTTCCAGGAGCGCCTGGCGCACGAGGCCCAGCACGACCCGCTGACCGGCCTGCCGAACCGGCGCCGGATGCAGGACGCGCTGAGCAGCTCGCTGCGCCGCGACCCGGTCGCCGTGCTCTTCGTCGACCTGGACGGGTTCAAGCCGGTCAACGACGTGCACGGGCACGAGGCCGGCGACGAGCTGCTGCGCCAGGTGGCCGAGCGGCTGAGCGGCTGCATCCGGGCCGGCGACGTGCTGGCCCGGGTCGGCGGGGACGAGTTCGTGGTGCTGATGCCCGGGGTGCTCAGCCAGGACGACGTGGCGGCCACCGCGAACCGGGTGCGGACCGTGGTGGAGATGCCGTTCCGGATCGCCGGGCAGCAGATCGGCATCGGGGCCAGCGTCGGCGTGCACATGGCCGGCCCGGCCGAGGATCCGGACTCCGCGCTGCGCGCCGCCGACCACGCGATGTACCAGATCAAGCGCTCCGGCGGCAGCCGCGGGCTGCGCACCGTGCTGGAGAGCATAGGGAGGCACCGCGCGGCCGACTGA
- a CDS encoding alpha/beta hydrolase has translation MRLAPAVDGLTSRRARIPRPRASTEKTTPAHPRIVRAPLSLTGAGLAAVFFCLAFTPSLLPRTGILQGVVAGITAAMGYALGTAIGALIRIRFTFSARAVRIWWRVLAVLLLPMIATCLVLGVRWQRELRLRLGMAPAQEYDIVRTVGAGLLTFGVLLLIARLLRLATHGCAQVFRLIVPDRAAYCAGTVVVAVLSYSAFDGLLVAHLFAVADRSAAVINSGTESGMRPPESPLRSGSPQSLVRWDTLGRQGRAFVASAPTRQELSEFAGRPAAEPIRLYAGLASADTMRERADLIVREMDRTGAFQRQVVALFTPTGTGWVDNKVTQSLEYMYAGNTALVSMQYSYLPSWIAFLGDRSEVVDAASALIMAVRERWSVLPVAHRPKLLLFGESLGTYGMEATFGTAADLADGADGVLMEGPTFANPIHQRLTEDRAAPSPVWDPVHPGLPVDFADDATELRDRPGVPPKVVYLQNSSDPIVWWNWDILWRKPAWLQGERGPDVSPAMHWFPWVTFWQTTCDLVFANQAPTGHGHVYKSATVDGWATVAPPPGWTVADTVRLRDRLGN, from the coding sequence ATGCGTCTAGCACCTGCCGTGGACGGACTCACCTCCCGGCGCGCCCGCATCCCGCGGCCCCGCGCCTCGACCGAGAAGACGACCCCGGCACACCCCCGGATCGTGCGGGCCCCGCTCAGCCTCACCGGCGCCGGGCTGGCCGCCGTCTTCTTCTGCCTGGCCTTCACCCCGTCGCTGCTGCCCCGGACCGGGATCCTCCAGGGCGTGGTCGCCGGGATCACCGCGGCCATGGGGTACGCGCTGGGCACCGCGATCGGCGCGCTGATCCGCATCCGGTTCACGTTCTCCGCCCGCGCCGTGCGGATCTGGTGGCGGGTGCTCGCCGTGCTGCTCCTCCCGATGATCGCCACCTGCCTCGTCCTCGGCGTCCGCTGGCAGCGTGAGCTGCGGCTGCGCCTCGGGATGGCGCCCGCCCAGGAGTACGACATCGTCCGCACGGTCGGCGCCGGCCTGCTCACCTTCGGGGTGCTCCTGCTGATCGCCCGGCTGCTGCGGCTCGCCACGCACGGCTGCGCCCAGGTGTTCCGGCTGATCGTGCCGGACCGGGCGGCGTACTGCGCGGGGACCGTGGTGGTGGCCGTGCTCAGCTACAGCGCGTTCGACGGCTTGCTGGTGGCGCACCTGTTCGCGGTCGCCGACCGGTCGGCCGCCGTGATCAACAGCGGCACCGAGAGCGGCATGCGCCCTCCGGAGTCCCCGCTGCGCTCGGGCAGCCCGCAGTCCCTGGTCCGGTGGGACACGCTGGGCCGGCAGGGGCGCGCCTTCGTGGCCAGCGCGCCCACCCGGCAGGAGCTGAGCGAGTTCGCCGGCCGCCCGGCCGCCGAGCCGATCCGGCTGTACGCCGGGCTGGCCTCGGCGGACACCATGCGCGAGCGGGCCGACCTGATCGTCCGGGAGATGGACCGGACCGGCGCGTTCCAGCGGCAGGTGGTGGCGCTGTTCACCCCGACCGGCACCGGGTGGGTGGACAACAAGGTGACCCAGTCGCTGGAGTACATGTACGCCGGGAACACCGCGCTGGTCTCCATGCAGTACTCGTACCTGCCCAGTTGGATCGCCTTCCTCGGTGACCGGTCCGAGGTGGTGGACGCCGCGTCGGCGCTGATCATGGCGGTGCGCGAGCGCTGGTCGGTGCTGCCCGTCGCGCACCGGCCCAAGCTGCTGCTGTTCGGCGAGAGCCTGGGGACGTACGGCATGGAGGCGACCTTCGGCACCGCCGCCGACCTGGCCGACGGGGCGGACGGGGTGCTGATGGAGGGCCCGACGTTCGCCAATCCGATCCACCAGCGGCTCACCGAGGACCGGGCGGCGCCGTCCCCGGTCTGGGACCCGGTGCACCCGGGGCTGCCGGTCGACTTCGCCGACGACGCCACCGAGCTGCGGGACCGGCCCGGCGTCCCGCCGAAGGTGGTGTATCTCCAGAACTCGTCCGACCCGATCGTCTGGTGGAACTGGGACATCCTGTGGCGCAAACCGGCCTGGCTCCAGGGCGAGCGCGGGCCGGACGTGAGCCCGGCCATGCACTGGTTCCCCTGGGTCACGTTCTGGCAGACCACGTGTGACCTGGTCTTCGCCAACCAGGCGCCGACCGGGCACGGGCACGTCTACAAGTCGGCGACGGTGGACGGGTGGGCGACGGTCGCCCCGCCGCCGGGCTGGACGGTGGCGGACACCGTCCGGCTCCGCGACCGCCTCGGCAACTAA
- a CDS encoding NF041680 family putative transposase, with translation MISVHDAVPADAVGQLTAFRQEFHRCLSRRPDALFELVDALLCGDGPVISLPELSLTGEHRRGHGSLYAALSRGRIDVDRLRTALASVTVPRAADGRIVLAVDVTCWLRPEAHTSRQRVLCHTYGRGKDTHIMVPGWPYSLVTALETGRSSWTAPLDARRLAPGDDTATITAGQLRDVVERLIAAGHWQPGDPDIWIVADAGYDGPRLAFLLTDLPVQILVRMRSDRVLRRPAPARTPGTTGRPPRHGGEFLFGDPASWGEPDAATTTDTRLYGAATARAWHRLHPRLTHRTAWISQNGQLPIIEGTVIRLSVEQLPSGGNPKPVWLWWSHPTADSHEVNLAWQAFLRRFDIEHTFRMLKQTLGWTRPKLRDPEAADRWAWLVLAAYTQLRLARAAVSDLRRPWERPMPAERLTPARVRRGFRNLHSRTGSPTAAPKPSRPGPGRPPGRRNNQPATRHDVHIVTSPNTSPSDKTKRISSSPRPRRTG, from the coding sequence TTGATCAGTGTGCACGACGCTGTTCCGGCTGACGCGGTCGGGCAGCTGACCGCGTTTAGGCAGGAGTTCCACCGCTGCCTGAGCCGCCGTCCGGATGCTTTGTTCGAGCTGGTGGACGCACTGTTGTGCGGGGACGGCCCGGTGATCTCGCTGCCCGAGCTGTCACTGACCGGTGAACATCGGCGGGGCCATGGTTCGCTGTACGCGGCCCTGAGCCGCGGCCGTATCGACGTCGACCGGCTACGGACCGCCTTGGCCTCGGTCACCGTCCCGAGAGCCGCTGACGGACGGATCGTCCTGGCCGTGGACGTGACCTGCTGGCTGCGACCCGAGGCCCACACCAGCCGGCAACGGGTGCTCTGCCACACCTACGGCCGCGGCAAGGACACCCACATCATGGTCCCGGGCTGGCCATACTCACTGGTCACCGCCCTGGAGACCGGCCGCAGCTCGTGGACCGCACCCCTGGACGCCCGCCGCCTGGCACCCGGCGACGACACTGCCACGATCACCGCCGGGCAACTCCGCGACGTGGTCGAACGGCTCATCGCCGCCGGACACTGGCAGCCCGGCGACCCCGACATCTGGATCGTCGCCGACGCCGGCTACGACGGACCCCGACTGGCGTTCCTGCTCACCGACCTGCCCGTGCAGATCCTGGTCAGGATGCGCTCCGACCGAGTCCTGCGCCGGCCTGCACCAGCCCGGACGCCAGGCACGACCGGCCGTCCGCCCCGCCACGGCGGCGAGTTCCTCTTCGGCGACCCTGCCAGCTGGGGCGAGCCCGACGCGGCTACCACGACCGACACTCGCCTTTACGGCGCCGCGACCGCCCGAGCCTGGCACCGGCTGCATCCGCGTCTGACTCACCGCACCGCCTGGATCAGCCAAAACGGGCAGCTACCGATCATCGAGGGCACCGTCATCAGACTGAGCGTCGAACAACTGCCGTCCGGCGGCAACCCGAAACCGGTCTGGCTCTGGTGGTCCCACCCCACCGCCGACAGCCACGAAGTCAACCTGGCCTGGCAGGCATTCCTCCGCAGGTTCGACATCGAGCACACCTTCCGCATGCTCAAACAGACCCTCGGCTGGACCCGCCCAAAACTACGCGACCCCGAGGCCGCCGACCGCTGGGCCTGGCTCGTGCTGGCGGCCTACACCCAACTGCGACTCGCCCGAGCAGCGGTCAGCGACCTACGCCGCCCCTGGGAACGACCCATGCCTGCCGAACGGCTCACGCCCGCCCGCGTCCGACGCGGGTTTCGGAACCTGCACAGCAGGACCGGCAGTCCTACTGCTGCACCGAAACCCTCCCGGCCAGGCCCCGGACGCCCACCCGGCCGCCGCAACAACCAGCCAGCCACCCGCCACGACGTCCACATCGTCACCAGCCCAAACACCAGCCCAAGCGACAAGACGAAGAGAATCTCGAGCAGCCCCAGACCACGCCGCACCGGTTAA
- a CDS encoding antibiotic biosynthesis monooxygenase, translating to MKSPPQQLAVTVAITRRADPSRDAEMAAWVRAGASLAETFPGFLGTGWVRPEPGSPEWHMLYRFADADALRDWEESPQRQWWLSSAEGFVEHTRMEKRTGIEGWFDPPRELQIDQQAPAAPARWKQATTIWLGFFPVSLLSGWLLAPHLAGLNLVLRTMISTLVLTPIMTYLVLPRITRVLQPWLQKRR from the coding sequence ATGAAGTCGCCGCCGCAGCAGCTAGCCGTCACCGTCGCCATCACCCGGCGGGCCGATCCGTCCCGGGACGCGGAGATGGCCGCCTGGGTCCGGGCCGGCGCCTCGCTGGCCGAGACCTTCCCGGGTTTCCTCGGCACCGGCTGGGTCCGCCCGGAGCCGGGCTCCCCGGAGTGGCACATGCTCTATCGCTTCGCCGACGCCGACGCGCTGCGCGACTGGGAGGAGTCGCCGCAGCGGCAGTGGTGGCTCTCCTCGGCCGAGGGTTTCGTCGAGCACACCCGGATGGAGAAACGCACCGGGATCGAGGGCTGGTTCGACCCGCCGCGCGAGTTGCAGATCGACCAGCAGGCGCCGGCCGCCCCGGCCCGGTGGAAGCAGGCGACCACCATCTGGCTGGGCTTCTTCCCGGTCAGCCTGCTCTCCGGCTGGCTGCTGGCGCCGCACCTGGCCGGCCTGAACCTGGTGCTGCGCACCATGATCAGCACCCTGGTCCTGACCCCGATCATGACCTACCTGGTGCTCCCGCGGATCACCCGGGTCCTCCAGCCCTGGCTGCAGAAACGGCGTTAA